A stretch of DNA from Streptomyces gobiensis:
TTGCGGATACGGGGCCATTGTCCCCCATGCCCCTGGCGGTCAGATGTCGGTGAGGCGGACTCCGGCGTGTGCCCGGTAGCGGCGGTTGACCGAGATCAGATTGGCCACCAGCGACTCGACCTGGTGGGCATTGCGCAGCCGTCCGGAGAACACCCCGCGCATCCCCGGGATACGGCCCGCGAGCGCCTGGACGATCTCACAGTCGGCCCGCGCCTCACCGAGCACCATGACATCGGTGTCGATCTTCTCAATCGCCGGGTCCTGCAGCAGCACGGCCGACAGATGGTGGAAGGCGGCCGTCACCCGGGACTCCGGCAGCAGCGCGGCTGCCTGCTCGGCGGCGCTGCCCTCCGCGGGCTTCAGCGCGTAGGCGCCCTTCTTGTCGAAGCCCAGCGGGTTGACGCAGTCGACCACCAGCTTCCCGGCGAGCTCCGCCCGCAGCCCCTCCAGGGTCTTGGCGTGCCCGTCCCACGGCACCGCCACGATCACCACATCGCTGCGCCGGGCACACTCACTGTTGCCGGCGCCCTCGACACCGTGGCCCAGCTCGTCAGCGGCGGTCTGTGCCCGCTCAGCGGCCCGCGATCCGATGATCACCTTCTGCCCCGCCTTGGCGAGCCGGTAGGCGAGACCGCGCCCCTGATCACCGGTGCCACCGAGCACACCGACAACGAGCTCGGAGACATCCGGAAG
This window harbors:
- the npdG gene encoding NADPH-dependent F420 reductase; this encodes MTSPAPKPAQPGHPAQPAQPAPRKDPWDLPDVSELVVGVLGGTGDQGRGLAYRLAKAGQKVIIGSRAAERAQTAADELGHGVEGAGNSECARRSDVVIVAVPWDGHAKTLEGLRAELAGKLVVDCVNPLGFDKKGAYALKPAEGSAAEQAAALLPESRVTAAFHHLSAVLLQDPAIEKIDTDVMVLGEARADCEIVQALAGRIPGMRGVFSGRLRNAHQVESLVANLISVNRRYRAHAGVRLTDI